The Leclercia sp. S52 genome has a segment encoding these proteins:
- a CDS encoding HAD-IB family hydrolase, producing the protein MTNMIADEAVAKSSVLSVFDFDGTLTHHDSFIPFLRFAFGKRYFAGRLVRMALPTLHCVRRKLTRDELKEVLIRTFLTGVDEHWLRQQAELFCEKYWDKLMRPQGVLAVAAEVNSGAEVTICSASPALVLQPWADKLGIKLIGTQLEVKDGKLTGRITGHNCRCAQKVARLEHVYGSLTNYHVRAWGDTRGDHELLAAAQDPHWRHFHPPRARRNSPIKP; encoded by the coding sequence ATGACCAATATGATTGCCGATGAGGCAGTGGCAAAATCCAGCGTACTTTCGGTGTTCGACTTCGACGGCACGCTGACGCATCACGACAGCTTTATCCCTTTCTTACGCTTTGCGTTCGGTAAACGCTATTTTGCCGGTCGCCTGGTCCGGATGGCCTTGCCTACCCTGCACTGCGTGCGCCGCAAGCTGACCCGTGACGAGCTGAAAGAGGTGCTGATCAGGACCTTCCTGACCGGGGTGGATGAGCACTGGCTGCGTCAGCAGGCGGAGCTGTTCTGCGAGAAATACTGGGACAAACTGATGCGCCCGCAGGGCGTACTGGCGGTGGCTGCGGAAGTGAACTCCGGTGCGGAAGTGACGATCTGTTCCGCCTCCCCGGCGCTGGTGTTGCAGCCCTGGGCCGACAAGCTCGGTATTAAACTTATCGGCACCCAGCTGGAAGTGAAGGACGGCAAGCTGACCGGACGCATCACCGGCCATAACTGTCGCTGTGCGCAGAAGGTGGCCCGGCTGGAGCACGTCTACGGCAGCCTGACCAACTACCATGTGCGCGCCTGGGGCGATACCCGCGGCGATCACGAGCTGCTGGCTGCAGCGCAGGATCCGCACTGGCGACATTTCCACCCGCCGCGCGCGCGCCGGAATTCGCCCATCAAGCCGTAA